A stretch of Haemophilus influenzae DNA encodes these proteins:
- the adk gene encoding adenylate kinase, producing the protein MKIILLGAPGAGKGTQAQFIMNKFGIPQISTGDMFRAAIKAGTELGKQAKALMDEGKLVPDELTVALVKDRIAQADCTNGFLLDGFPRTIPQADALKDSGVKIDFVLEFDVPDEVIVERMSGRRVHQASGRSYHIVYNPPKVEGKDDVTGEDLIIRADDKPETVLDRLAVYHKQTSPLIDYYQAEAKAGNTQYFRLDGTQKVEEVSQELDKILG; encoded by the coding sequence ATGAAAATTATTCTTTTAGGTGCACCGGGTGCAGGTAAAGGCACTCAAGCACAATTTATTATGAACAAATTTGGTATCCCGCAAATTTCAACTGGTGATATGTTCCGTGCTGCAATCAAAGCGGGGACTGAACTTGGCAAACAAGCTAAAGCATTAATGGATGAAGGTAAATTAGTGCCAGATGAATTAACCGTTGCCCTTGTAAAAGATCGTATTGCTCAAGCTGACTGCACAAATGGTTTCTTGTTAGATGGTTTCCCTCGTACTATTCCACAAGCGGATGCACTGAAAGATTCAGGTGTTAAAATTGACTTTGTTTTAGAATTTGATGTGCCAGACGAAGTGATTGTTGAACGTATGAGTGGCCGTCGCGTACACCAAGCGTCTGGCCGTTCTTACCACATCGTTTATAATCCACCAAAAGTGGAAGGTAAAGATGATGTAACAGGCGAAGATTTAATTATTCGTGCAGACGATAAACCAGAAACTGTATTAGATCGTTTAGCCGTATATCATAAACAAACTAGCCCATTAATTGATTATTACCAAGCAGAAGCGAAAGCGGGGAATACTCAATATTTCCGTTTAGACGGTACACAAAAAGTAGAAGAAGTTAGCCAAGAGTTAGATAAAATCTTAGGCTAA
- a CDS encoding cytochrome c3 family protein, with translation MSEKKPNILKRFWQWFRKPSRMAIGTIIILSAIGGILSWVGFNYGLEKTNTEQFCASCHMQDAYPEYLHSVHYQTRTGVGASCPDCHVPHEFGAKMKRKIIAAKEVYAHYTGKVDTLEKFNAHRLEMAQNEWARMKANDSKECRNCHNVDRMNFNDQRSVAARMHQKMKTEGKTCIDCHKGIAHQLPDMSGVESGFKDEK, from the coding sequence ATGTCTGAGAAAAAACCAAATATCTTAAAGCGTTTCTGGCAATGGTTTAGAAAACCAAGCCGTATGGCGATAGGTACAATTATTATCTTATCGGCTATTGGCGGTATTCTTTCTTGGGTTGGTTTTAACTATGGTTTAGAAAAAACCAACACTGAACAGTTCTGTGCAAGCTGCCATATGCAAGATGCTTATCCAGAATATTTACATAGCGTGCATTATCAAACTCGTACTGGTGTGGGGGCAAGTTGTCCAGATTGTCACGTACCACACGAATTTGGTGCAAAAATGAAACGTAAAATTATTGCAGCTAAAGAAGTATATGCGCACTATACTGGAAAAGTGGATACCTTAGAAAAATTCAATGCGCATCGTTTAGAAATGGCTCAAAATGAATGGGCGCGTATGAAAGCTAACGATTCTAAAGAATGTCGTAATTGCCATAATGTAGATCGTATGAACTTCAATGATCAACGTTCTGTGGCGGCACGTATGCACCAAAAAATGAAAACTGAAGGTAAAACTTGTATCGACTGTCACAAAGGTATTGCACACCAATTACCTGATATGAGTGGCGTTGAGTCAGGCTTCAAAGACGAGAAGTGA
- a CDS encoding nitrate reductase cytochrome c-type subunit yields the protein MTKQVSKILAGLFTALFAGSLMASDAPAVGKDLTQAAENIPPAFHNAPRQGELPALNYVNQPPMVPHSVANYQVTKNVNQCLNCHSPENSRLSGATRISPTHFMDRDGKVGSSSSPRRYFCLQCHVSQANVDPIVPNDFKPMKGYGN from the coding sequence ATGACTAAACAGGTATCTAAAATTTTAGCGGGATTATTTACCGCACTTTTTGCTGGCTCACTGATGGCATCTGATGCACCAGCAGTGGGAAAAGATTTAACTCAAGCGGCAGAAAATATTCCACCCGCATTTCATAATGCACCGCGTCAAGGCGAATTACCCGCATTGAACTATGTAAATCAGCCTCCAATGGTTCCACATAGTGTGGCAAACTATCAAGTGACAAAAAATGTAAATCAATGTTTAAATTGCCACAGCCCAGAAAATTCTCGTTTGAGCGGTGCAACTCGAATCAGCCCAACTCACTTTATGGATCGTGATGGAAAAGTAGGTTCAAGTTCATCGCCACGTCGTTATTTCTGTTTACAATGTCACGTTTCTCAAGCAAACGTAGATCCTATTGTTCCAAATGATTTCAAACCGATGAAAGGTTACGGAAACTAA
- the napH gene encoding quinol dehydrogenase ferredoxin subunit NapH — translation MANAPKFAGKEAREKWGWWYANRFLFWRRLSQLSILAMFLSGPYFGVWILKGNYSGSLLLDTIPLSDPLITAESLAARHLPDALTLIGAAIIVLFYAVLGSKVFCGWVCPLNVVTDCAAWLRRKLGIRQTAKISRGLRYGILVLILLGSSVSGMLLWEWVNPVAALGRAFVFGFGATGWLLLVIFLFDLLIAEHGWCGHLCPIGAAYGVIGAKSLIRIKVIDRAKCDNCMDCYNVCPEAQVLRSPLHGKKDESLLVLSKDCISCGRCIDVCAEKVFKFSTRFDHSGE, via the coding sequence ATGGCAAATGCACCAAAATTTGCAGGGAAAGAGGCTCGAGAAAAATGGGGCTGGTGGTATGCAAACCGCTTTTTGTTTTGGCGTCGATTAAGCCAACTTAGCATTCTTGCGATGTTTTTGAGTGGCCCTTATTTTGGCGTGTGGATTTTAAAAGGTAATTATAGTGGTAGTTTATTACTCGATACTATTCCACTAAGTGATCCTCTAATTACCGCTGAAAGCTTGGCTGCAAGACATTTACCAGATGCTCTCACTTTAATTGGTGCTGCAATTATTGTGTTATTTTACGCAGTACTTGGTAGTAAAGTGTTTTGTGGTTGGGTATGCCCACTAAATGTTGTGACTGACTGTGCAGCGTGGCTTCGCCGTAAGTTAGGCATTCGCCAAACAGCAAAAATTTCGCGCGGTTTACGTTATGGTATTCTTGTGCTTATTTTACTAGGCAGTAGTGTCAGCGGAATGTTGCTTTGGGAGTGGGTTAATCCAGTGGCTGCTCTTGGTCGCGCCTTTGTATTTGGTTTTGGTGCAACAGGCTGGTTATTACTTGTTATTTTTCTTTTTGATTTATTGATTGCTGAACACGGCTGGTGTGGACATCTTTGCCCAATTGGTGCTGCTTATGGTGTGATTGGTGCAAAAAGTTTAATCCGTATTAAAGTGATTGATCGTGCTAAATGCGATAATTGTATGGATTGTTACAATGTTTGTCCCGAAGCCCAAGTGTTACGTTCGCCTTTACACGGAAAAAAAGACGAAAGCCTACTAGTGCTTTCCAAAGATTGCATCAGCTGCGGACGTTGTATTGACGTTTGCGCTGAAAAAGTTTTTAAATTTTCGACCAGATTCGATCATTCAGGGGAGTGA